From a single Theropithecus gelada isolate Dixy chromosome 8, Tgel_1.0, whole genome shotgun sequence genomic region:
- the LOC112630476 gene encoding beta-defensin 4A-like: MKVLYLLFSFLFIFLMPLPGVFGDIRNPVTCLRSGAICHPGFCPKRYKQIGVCGISAIKCCKKP; this comes from the exons ATGAAGGTCCTGTATCTCCTCTTCTCGTTCCTCTTCATATTCCTGATGCCTCTTCCAG GTGTTTTTGGTGATATAAGGAATCCTGTTACCTGCCTTAGGAGTGGTGCCATATGTCATCCAGGCTTTTGCCCTAAAAGGTATAAACAGATCGGCGTCTGTGGCATCTCTGCAATAAAATGCTGCAAGAAGCCATGA